The Scatophagus argus isolate fScaArg1 chromosome 12, fScaArg1.pri, whole genome shotgun sequence genome includes the window GTTGCTACAATGGAAGCGTTTTCTGTTCCAGgaataaaagagagaataaGTTTTTCtaggaaaaataataatctgaatGTTTTATGTCCTCCTCCCTGTATTTCCTCCAGTTGTTTTCCCTCAGTGTTGCAGCATCCTTCggtccatttctctctcttggtgtgtgcaggtgaggaGGTTTTTATCATCAGCTGTTGTCTTGACTCTGGGATTGAGTTCCTGCACCTCCACCCCACCTCCGCCCCTCCGCTCGCTATCTCTTGCTGCTTTAAGTGACACTCTATACCTCCTGAACTTTACCTCCCTCGCGTTATCTACCTGTAACACATCGACctatctctctccttctcttcctccccttctcccACCTTTTCCCTTCATCACAGGTAAACACTCCTCCTGTTGCCTGGGTGCTTTGTCACAGGTATCCTTCCTGTTGTATGGTGTTGTTCATACTTCATGAAATGTGCTTTTGCTCCTCCAGCACTTTGTCAAAAtcatgtgttttcctgttatGTATTTTTGCCATCTCTTGCGCTTCCttattgtcttttaattttcctcctttcatcctttcctctttcttggGGCCATAATTTCCCTCTGACAGTAATCCTCATTgctctgcagcttctccttttCCCCATCTCTCTCAGTCTATCTGCCCTCAAtcctctgtcctcccctctgtcaaatttttctgcctttgttgtaACACAaattggatttctttttttttttgggaggtgCCCAGGTCAGCTATTCATTAAGTGACAGAGAGatagaaagggagggagggatgtaaaaaccaaacacagcagCTATGTGATGATTGAAAGACTTTTGTTTAGCTAACACGTCACCTCAGTGCATCCATAATCTCATCCAGCAAGCATggctgagcacacacacatgcacacgcaggTGAACATGTCACCACTGACCTCTATTTTTAGACATGCATGTTCACACAAGCgtgtaaacattttattgtgccTTTGAGCTTTCTGAAACAGCCTTATAGCGTTGTAGCTTTTGTCTAAAGCAACTAATTCCACTAAAAGCGGCAGCTTTCTATAAATAAAACGTCCCATCAATTTTTCCCTTCCCTCATCCTGCTTCCAGTCAAAAAGGCAGGTGTTTGGCAGCTTTGAGCAGATAAAGCGTCTCCCCTTTCACCATTATTTGGGCCTTAACTGCCTCCCCTGaagtctccctccctctctgcctctcctctccctccatctcctaTTAACCTGCATTAAACATTGCTCCTTCAAAAGGAAACGGACCCTGACAGCATATATTCTCCAGCCTTACGGTATAATGTATAGCTTGACTTCTCTCCAGTTCCTAATGAGGTTTCCATTATTCACTTCAAACCCACCTTTCAGTCGCTCAGCGTCTCtgtccttctccagctcctctcgCTGTCCCTCTCCTCATCGATTATTGATGGGAGGGGAGAGGCAAATTCTTGAGCAAAGGCCGAAAAGAGATCCATTACACAAAAGATAAGGTACTCACACCTGAGCATTAAAAATAGGGGCTGTATTTTGGGAAAAGATCTGTCGTGTAAGAGAGGAAACTGTGCAGGATtaatgaacaagaaaaaaacagcagatgagttattgaaaaaaactttatttttggaacatcacaaaaaaatcttttagaCTGTTTTCATGTCGGACTTCACCTTGACCCTCAATGAACCAGTCAAAGACTGGGATGAATGACAGAAGGTGTGGCACCAGAGTAGTAATGTAGAAGTGAAGGCTTGTGTTACTGTTGATCACCTTGCGATAATATCTAATTACAGATTAGGACATTTAGAGGAGAGGGAGGTTGGACTGGACATAACCCTGACAGGTATAGTCTTAAAACAAGCAGTCGATGGTTAAAGTATCAGCAGATGACGCAGAGATTAAGCTGACGTGGATAATAGGATACGTTTTATTTGGGTCACACTAAttctcattatttatttctttgtaacGGTAGATAACCAAAGGACCAAAGTGCTCAGCTAGCATGAGGTAATGTGTTAACCTCACTTAACTATACAATGGAGCACCTTAAATACAAAATTCAAATGATTATCTTGACAAATGAATAAGAAATTGAGAACAAACTGAGACAAACAGAACATTGTTTCCACTCTCTGCCTGTAACGTGTGTTGTGTGGCATTATACCGTAAAATGTATTGACTCATCACCTTTCTGACACATtatcaacaaaaaacaatttaacataAGCCACACAAAGGTGCTTTCAGTAATTTCTTATCCAAAGTGAGGATCTACTCTAGTcggtgttttattttcttcagacTGTAAAGTCCCATGAGGCAAATTTGTGATACTGAgctctttaaaaatgacttgactgcaaaaaaattaaataaaaaaaaaaactgcatcacCCTTGAGGTGAGCTCTTATCTAAAACTTTGTGTGGGCTGCACTTGCTGGAGATTGGCTTCCACATAATTCACTGAACTGCTAAGGAGCAAAGTGATGCTGCATTCAAAGTTAGCTTTGTGCACCTTCTGGTGGAATCAAATAtaccaacagcaacagcaggaaaTTTAGTCACATTATTAAAGTCTCATGTAAAATACTGTACCTAGACGGCGGTTTCTCTGGTAATGACTTCCCAAGACACCTAGAAAGTATTTGAAATAGTGGTGGTGGGACATTCAGTGGAAAGTGCTCCTAACAAATGCAAATAGAAGTCATTAATTGTGTTAAATCTACTGCACACATCACTGCTTTACATACATGTCATTAGAACAGCAGGATAAGATACATAACAGCTATAAAACAGCTTAACAGTTTATGATGTTATATTCTTAGAAAttatttcaaaacacacactaaaacattGTACTAAAATCAGTTAATATACTTTAAAAACCTAACTGCAGAGACTTTTGACCAGTCAAAGGGCAATTAAAGGGCTGGTGTCGTTTTGTTACAAACAAGCAAAGGTTTAAGTGTTTACAATCTGTGTTACTCACCAAACCTCTTAACAAATGTTACGAATGCAATTTGAAGCTGATTTTAAAGTATTCTAAATTCTGCAaagttttaataaatgtttcCCAGCTAGTGGTAtactttttcctgttttgtggttgtttgttttgtttttgtttgttttttttttttttttaggcttgtCTGATTGCACATCATTGGTTTAAACAGAACAGGAACATCcagcagttttgtctttttgtttttttaactgactgCTGTAATCAGTGGAAATGCATTAAGCCTTGAATGATTTAACTCTTTCATTCTAAAATCATTTCACTATTACTTATGactctgatgaaaaaaaagtgtggcAAACTAACAATTACTTGTCACATACAGTtcatccggaaagtattcacaccactttactttttccacattttgttatgttagtctttttccaaaatggattaaatcaaatttctccctcaaaattctacacaaaataatGATATTAAGATATCATATAGATGGATAGATATTACTGAtagtgaaacaagtttgcttgatttttttgcaaatttattaaaaatgaaaaacaaaaaagtgtaacatgtacataaacatTCGCACCCTTTGCCACgacactcagaattgagctcaggtgaatcctgtttccactgatcatccttcagaggtttctacagcCTGAGTTGAATCCACCTGTGGTAagttcagttgattgggcatgatttgaAAAGGCACAtacctgtctatataagccctcacagttgacagtgcatgtcagagcacaaaccaagccatgaagtcaatTGTCTCTAGACCTCTGAGATGGATCTagggaagggtacagaaagatttctgccaccttaaaggtcccaaagagcacagtggcctccataatccgtAAGTGGAAaaagtttggaaccaccaggactcttcctagagctggtCGCTCCAACTAATCTGAGTGATCAGGGTAGAAGGGCCTTCATCAGGTGGACTTaggaggtgaccaagaacccaatggtcactctgacagagctccagcattgctctgtggagaggggagaaccttcaagaaggacaaccatttctgcagcactccacagAATACAgtcaacatcacaaaggagtggcatcgggacaactctgtgaatgtcctaGAGTTGCCCAGTCAAAGCCCAGACTTGAAACCTAcggagagatctgaaaatggctatgcacCAACCCTCCCCATCCAatctgatggagcttgagaggttctgcattgaagcgtgggagaaactgcccaaaaataagtgtgccaagcttatgGGATCATACTCAgaaagacttgaggctgtaactgctgccaaaggggcttcaagTGATGATCGtagggtgtgaatacttatgtacatgttatatttttgattttttttatttttaataaatttgcaaaaaattcaagcaaacttgtttcactttgtcattatggggtattttgtgtagaattttgtatggaaaaaatgaatttaatccattttggaataagactgtaacataacaaaatgtgcaaagagcaaagtggtgtgaatacttaaaTTTGAAATATGTGCTCTTGAACTGCCATTATGGATGTCCACATTTCCTGACAGATACCACACAAGATAACCACTGACCATGTCATAATATGGGGATGAATAATGCTCACCTTGGCTAACTATACTGCAGTCAATTTTGTGTCTTTATGAAGTAATAGGTAACAGTAGTGCAAGCCAGAATCAGCTGTGCATTGATGGTActaaatattaaagaaaaagtgGATGCTTCTAAATAAATAGGAATAATATTCTAAATAAGCAGgaaaatatatagaaatattGCACACATACTTCAGCTGATAAGtaatgtaaaatgcaaaaatatgtgGCCCAGCTGCATACTTGTGAGCGCTGCCCTCTACTGTACATTTGATtcaacaacatgacaacaacaacaaagaccaGCTGGGAAAGTCACTGCggcttgtgtgtctgtatgtttcATGTATGTTCTCCACAAATCAATTTTCCTAATTGAACTGCAGACATTAAATGAAATCCTGTCTAGTGTATACACTGAATAGAGTTTTGGTGTAAATAAACATCATTCCTTGActtttccatttaatttttatttgaatttttgcttttcttttgtttaatgtgacccaaatgggtaaaaaaaaaagaggccattttgtaaattaacaataataatcatcaagtttggaaaaatcaaaaaagtCTTAGTGTGCTTAATTTTAACACAGACTAATATCTGCATAAAAGTCACATCAGTGGAAAACGACCACTAgatggctaaaaaaaaaaaaaaaaaaaaaatagcaaaaccataaaatacaagacaaaaagtAGCCGTTTTTGTTCACCACAAGCCATCAAAGCAGTGAGCCGTGGCAGCAATGGGACTACTGTTCTGAGTATTACCACCACCTGTAGATCAGTAGAATAGTGTGCAATCATTGACAAAATGgggtaaataaaacagaacccACTTATAAACAAAACAGCTCCTTAGCACTAGCAGAGGTCTAAAACTCCACAGTGACCCTTTAAGAGTTTGGTTATATTAGTAAGCAATATGCCTTACCCCTTTTTTCTAATTAATTCAGAACCCATTCAAAATCTTAAAAGAAAATTCCATTTTATATTCTTATTATTGACAACAAGTTAGTCTGTCTCTCACTACTGATTTGGTTCTCAGGCCAAAGCCCATTCAGTTCTTCCGTGACCATTTAAAGTCTAGTCACAAAACAGaacatcagaggaaaaaagcCTAAATGATAACGCAAAAGGCATGGGTAACATTGTAGATATTGTAGTTGTTAGCAAACATTATTCAAACAGGAAGGGATGGTGCATTTATTTGGACTATTTTCATTGGTGaattaatatacatttttagaACTAGTGAAGGGTTATGGAGCAGCACAGTGTTTGTGCAATGGAGTCAAAATAAACCGCAGCACCATGTTCATCGTTAAAAAAAGGAACATGTTATTCTgggcaacagtgtggctcactgatgtgtttttcatagtTTTTCCTGTACAATCATGGcacaaatgcataaaataaatcatcctagtttgttgttttggtctttcaataggatttgttgacaataaaaaaatgcagaatgtAGTAAACAGCTTTTAAGTGTCATTAGTCTTGTCCTTTGTTAGTTCCATCGTCTTATTTACAGTCTTACAAGGATGCGGTACGGTTCTCTGCATGTTCACCAGGACCTTATAATTAATACAACAAAGTCTTTAAGACGAGACAGAGAGTGAATGCTAATGAGACGAAATCTTCTTTTATGGTTTTACTCTGAACTTGCTGATTCAGAGCGTCAGTCTTCCAGTAAAAGAGACATCTATCTCCACTGAGGTGTTACTAAGGTGAGCGGCTCCCGGTTGCGTCCGTTGATAATAGGCCAGGGATTGAAGTATGGAAAAACAGGCTCTCTGAAATTCGCGTCATAGAAAGTGAAGAGGTGGCTCATGTCTCCTGCGTCATAAAACGCCACTTCACCACGATTACAGTCCAGATAGATTCCCACCCTCCTGGGGGGTTTGGAGGGATGTAATAAGCACTCCTCTGAATCCGTACATGCTTCATACTCGCTAGTGCCGTTGCAGTTGTCCCTCAGCACCAGGGTCCAGAAACCGTCCTCTGGACAGAGGCTGATCTCCTCCTTCCTGTTGACAGAGGCTCGGGCAACTCCCAGACCCCACGCTGTCTTGgatcccacctccacctcccagtaGTGTCTGCCAGAAGAGAAAGCTTCAGAGCCCAGGACGATGTTGTAGCGGGTGAAACGCTCAGGGTTGTTTGGCAGGTTGGGCTGGATTTTTCCCACCTGGACGCTGGTGTGACATGAGGAAACCCACAGGCAGGGGTAGGCTGTGTTTGGGTCGAGGGACACTGCTGTGACAgctaagaggagaaaaaaaaaaggtcagttaCAGTTACCAACGCAACAACTAACGTGTGTTTACAGAGAGAGActtacagagagaaaagaaaagactccTTCACAGTGACCTTCAACAAGACACTGAATACCTACCTGCTCAATTAGTGTAAGGTGAGCTAGATAAGAGCATCAGCTACATggatacaaataaaatataaatgacacTGCATCAAGATAGAAAACTGTGACAGAAGACAGTATTGCAATTTAAAGTTACACAATCATCAACAACACATGATGACATGTGGGCAAATGACCCATAACTCTTTGCTCATGTGACTCTGACAAACTGAGTTTGGAAAACAGATACAGTCATGTTTGCAACCCACATCGTCCAACTCCTCCACACAGAGCAGGCTGACACCAGGCtgaatataaaatgcaaagcaaatgaATGTCTTTTGTAGATATAGCcaatatctgttttttttaaaacaaaatcttaaaCCCAAGTCATGGGGAGTACCACTAGTAGCGTATGAAATAGTTGTCTGCTGTGGTTCTGCAGGAGCATCAACAAATTTAATCCAAATAGGTTTTAGACTTGGGACAGGGTTTGTATGCGCGCACATTCAAGTGTATCTACATACCTGGCTGAAAAATTGAGCTCATTTTCCTCCAGGTTCTGTACTGTAGAGGTCCCAGGAGCTCTCCTGATTGCAGATTGACACTCACCTCTGGAGGGCGCTCAAACAAGCTCTCAGCCCTGCCAGAGAGAACAAGAGgcaaaataatttaatgcatAAGGCAGAACAAGAGGGAAAGAAAGCTCCTTCACTGAAGATCTGGCTGCTTTACAAGAGACTCACTACAAGAAAAGTATCGTTTTAAATTTGCTAATGCAAGAAGTAATGCAATGCTCAGATGTAACTTAGCATTGAGGTCTAAACATTGAGAAATGTGTAGtctatatataaaaatattatacCACAGAAAAAGTAAccattaaaaattattttttgttttacttagaACAAGGGAATGTGAAAGCCATGTACAGCGTGCCATATCTTTACATCATATCTACATTCTTAGTTAAATTTATGCGGCAAAATCATTGTCTTCcgagttttcatttgtttttaaggaAAGAACTTGTAGACAGTTTTTGAATCATTCCATCATTAACAATGTGATCGTAACGCCTTCAGTCCTGATGACAACGTCAGGCAAATATGACTAGCTCAACTATCATCATCCTCCCACATCCTGTTTCAGCAAGATTTAGGGCTAACTGGAAGACAACACATGTCGtgtagaaacagaaacagagacgtTACTCAAGAATATATTGCTGTTGAATGATCAGGATTTGATAAGAATGGTACTCACCCTCCAATAAAATCTTTGATTCCCTAAAATTgagcacataaaacaaaactgcgattaagaaatatttaaaattcagatCTGGGACACAGTACAACAATATTCTTTGGTATtttacagctgtgtttttcctcatcttttcaATTTATCCACATTTATAAAGCGCATTCCACGCCTCTTCCATTCatcccctccctcttctctctcaccttGAGTTGCTCTGGGTTTTCTTCTTCCCTCAGTTTCAGGGAAAGCTGGTCTGCTGTACTTTCCAACTGGCTGATTTGCTCTGTGGTCTGAGTGAGCGCCTCCTCCAGTTGGTTGAGCTTCTCCTCTTTCAACTTCTGCAGTTTCTCCTTTAtgcgctcctcctcctcaagcAGGAACTCCCTCAGACGACCAAACTCTGCACTGACCAGCTCCTCCAGATCTCCTGCTCGCCCCTAAAACACAGGGAGGACTCCGATCAGCGAGAACATGGACAAGATTACTGGGCCACAGTAATCTTATTTTTTGTGACCACGTAAATTGAACTTAATCTTTTGTCGCTTTATGCTAATTGCTGTGAAACCTGGCGTTACTTGCATCAGTCAACAAAGATCAATTTGATACTATCACAGATTACTATCAGATTTCACCTAATCATTTTTCCACACtgagcacttttattttgatattttaagtgTACGTTTACTTAAAAGAGTACTCCCTCGATTTTAGTACCAGTTCTATTGGACTTATGATGGACAGGATAAAAACTGGTGTGGTTTAGTAACGGATGCTCATGTAGAAGCAGCTCATGCGGCGTTGACCTGCTAGCCTCCAGCTGAGACGAGGACTGGGCCACAGGCGTCTTTGAGACTCACGTCTTTCAAAGTCTTAATCTTCGGGAACAACTGATGCCAactcaaatgacatcactggCAATCTAGCAGATTTTGTTCAACTCCTTTTGGAGCTAGAAAAGGTTTtacacagttttcttttttttttaacataagcAGTAGTCCTCCACAACGACCTGTGAATAAACTTTGATGAGTGAACTGGGCGGCATCTCCATTTAAGTAATATAAGCAATGCCAGAGTTGTACTAAAACTGGTTGCAAAACAGACACGGGTCCCAGCGACAGCGACAGTGAAGCAAGCACACAAGTGCTATCATTAAGACACCTGAgagtttcctgctgtgacatgtcaaaatgtctgctgtgtgacCATTGCCCATTGGTACGTTTACTTCAGTAAAGAATACGAATATTTAATCCATTCACGTACAGTGTGATCCAAAGATAGGTGAGGTAGGCCTACACAGGTGAAATGCTGggcacctcacacacacacaggaaaagaaaagacgaATTGACACACTTCCTTTCCAACTTGCTCACCCACATCCTGCCATACTGACGGAGAAACAGAGAAGcgaaaatcagtgtgtgtgcacataaactgggtcaaacagacagaagacaggaaACACGTTAAGACAGACAAAcgggacagagaaagacagctTTGTAGAAGCTTCGAGCAGAGATATGTGTAGTtatctgctgcagcagaaacactccaacGTGGCAAACATGATACACACTCATATCtctgtttaacacacacatacacaggcacacatataGAAAGACCCATATTTGAGGTGAATGCTGCTGGGGTGGAAAAAGCAACCCAACCTAAATTACGTGAGATGTTATCTCTCTctgtgagggtgtgtttgtttgtttgtgtgtgtgtgtgtgtgtgtgtgtagattatgagaaagagaaacatgacATGACGTGTACTGATGTTTATTATTCAACTATCTAATTTCAGAAAAGACCAAGACATGAAAGTCATCACGTTCAAACCAACAACATTGAGTAACAACCAGTCAGCTGTGTCACTGACAGTCATGATCAGGTTGAGTCACCCGTAATTCACGTCTGTCAGACAGGTAAAGGCAGAGGCATGCAGGTGAACGTTGCGTAGCAACGAGAATTTCTGGTTCTGTTcaaacaacacatacacacaagtatttttttctgctaGGCTTGTCTACAGgacttttctttcattccttCACACAGAGATGTGAAACAAATGATCATATGTCTTAATACCTTGATGAGGAGGATCTTTTCATTGGTCTGTCTTTGGAAGAGTGTGGCCtcctctgtctgcagctgaACCCTCTCTAAAGCAATAGACAGCTTGTCCTGTTGGTAGGAAGGAGAAACAGTCAAGTGCAATACACAGTTAAGAAGTGAAGTTGCTAAACCAGATTATAGTTAAATGAAGAGTTAATTTGATTGGTGCCTCGATCTGAACAACTTCTTTTACGGGAATCATATGATGCCCAACCGTCCGCAACTGAAAGCTCTGACCcacaaattaaaaagacaaaaaacaaaacaaaacaaaaaaaaaacaaacaggaattCAGCACCAGTGAAACATgttcaaacacactgagaggcCTTAACTGACTCAGATGCAGACAAGTTCACAGTAGCCTGCTGAAttcctgtaaaacacaaagtaccCAAAGGCTGCCAGGACAAACAGGGAGTCTTCTTGTTAAAAATCGCTGCCCTGTCACACTATCTGCTCGGTGAAAGCCTTGTTTGtcaatgggggaaaaaaagacaagccCTGATAAACCAGGCTTAAGTTGACATTTAGGAAAGAGACATACACAAGAACCAGGAGAGGGAAGTCAGATAAGCATGGTGGAGTGGCACTCCCTGCTACCTGAGAAATGACCTGAAAAGTCATAAAACTAGTCTGTATAAACTTAGTGGAGGTTGAAGTTTGAGGTTCACCAGAAATAAACGTGTCTCAACAACAGAGAAGGCCTACCCTGTAGTTTTCAAAGGCCTCGTTAATAGGGATGACATTGTGGGTCTTGTGGTCCCGGGACATGCCGCAAACAAGACAGATGGGCAGCTGGTCGTCCTCACAGTAAAGCTTCAGCTTCTCCTCGTGTTCCTCGCACATATCCATACCCACGCGCGGCCAGTGCCCGATAGACGACGCCACGCTGCTCATGCTGGACCCGAGCTCCCGCTCCTCGGGCTCCTCCGGCGCATCTTCCGGATGCCATCCGGTCATCCCAGCGGCGGCCGTGTTCATGACCCCGGCCCTCCGCACACTGTCCACGACGTTGCACAGAAGCGAATTGGGTCGCAGTTTGCGGCCGCACGACTTTCTGCACTTCGGGCAACTCGACACCTCGTCCGCCTTGGCTTCCCAGCACTGGATGATGCACAACTGGCAGAAGTGGTGTCCACACTCGAGGATCACCGGATCCCGGAACAGCTCCAAGCACACCGGGCAGGTGAGCTCTGACTGGAGTTCCTCAAGCGCGTTGGCCTCCGCCATTCTCAGTTGTACACATAGTCGTAAGCAGACACGGTTGATGGCTAAGACTGGACTGCTTTCGCGTTGGTACGGGGAGAGGGAGTGGCCTGAGGCTGGcaacacagcaaatgttttcacGGAAGAGACGGAGGGCGTGCAGCAACAGGCTCCGTGGAGCCGCTCCAGTACGGGGCGTGCGCTCCTCAAACAAGTTTTCTTCGAAAGAAACAACCGCAAGCACAACCACACAACTAATTcaatattatttcattatatcTATGCACTGAGGCAGACCACTTCATCACCCTTGCTGTTCGCTAATGTTTTAGGGACAATTTACAGCAACAACAGGAACAATAACTTCCGCAGACAAGCTGTGAAAAATCTCCCGGACTCCTTATTAAAAGTCAGCCAAACTAAAGTCACGAACAGGCATTAATATAAGGTAAGAAATATCGAACCTTTCTCATTTAGGCCATCCTATTAAGCTCAAAGATAGccgaataataataataataataataataataatacggTTTTGCAGTTGTAGGTTACGTACATCCAGAGGATCAGAGGTCAAACAGCCAAATCCATTGGAGGAGCTTAAAAAGACTAATTAGTATGGTCGAGGAGAAGGTAGTAACCTAGTAGTAACCTATAGTGTAGTGCAATATTGTGTTTAAATGGTGAAATAGAGAAATTCATTACCTATTGCGGGTCTGGCTATGACCTACAGGGAATTtgaaaatggagaaataatAAACCGTGGATGGTGACTGCGATGAAATAGATGGCGATGTTGATTTGTTTGTCCAGATAGCCCGCTCCTACTTAACTGTGTTATTTTCTTATTCAGGCCGTTGGGACACATTGATGTGAAATTAGAAAGTTAGAgatgtatacagtatgtagcCCAGGTCTGCAGTGAATGCGGCCTGTCAGAGACATTGGTGGGGTGGAGgagctttttaaaatatttatataaaagtGTAAATGAATAGgaaatccttttctttttctaaggGTTTAAAGGAGTGGAAATCGATGTTTCAACAACTGTTCCTAAACTGAAACTACATGTTTACCAAGTACTCTTAAATACATCATTAACTTGGTTGCACAAGCTAATTCTTTACATGGAGGCTAATGCTACTAAACATTTACACATAAGTTATGTAGGCTACTTACATCAAGTGCTTGTCCGGTGTAGGCCTAAGCTATCTTAACTGTGGCTTCCCTGACCTAGCCTCCTGTTTAGACTGAAGTGTTAAATACTGTGTTAAATACATTcatgaaatgcattttgatGTGTAATAATGACGCGTACGTGTGATATTTGAAATTACttttacaaaattaaatgtgttaaaaacatATTCCATTCCACACAGTGACAAAGTAACATTGGTTAGGTTAGCAGCGTAGGCTAACGCTCAGTCCAAACAGCATTA containing:
- the LOC124068309 gene encoding zinc-binding protein A33-like, which encodes MAEANALEELQSELTCPVCLELFRDPVILECGHHFCQLCIIQCWEAKADEVSSCPKCRKSCGRKLRPNSLLCNVVDSVRRAGVMNTAAAGMTGWHPEDAPEEPEERELGSSMSSVASSIGHWPRVGMDMCEEHEEKLKLYCEDDQLPICLVCGMSRDHKTHNVIPINEAFENYRDKLSIALERVQLQTEEATLFQRQTNEKILLIKGRAGDLEELVSAEFGRLREFLLEEEERIKEKLQKLKEEKLNQLEEALTQTTEQISQLESTADQLSLKLREEENPEQLKGIKDFIGGAESLFERPPEVSVNLQSGELLGPLQYRTWRKMSSIFQPAVTAVSLDPNTAYPCLWVSSCHTSVQVGKIQPNLPNNPERFTRYNIVLGSEAFSSGRHYWEVEVGSKTAWGLGVARASVNRKEEISLCPEDGFWTLVLRDNCNGTSEYEACTDSEECLLHPSKPPRRVGIYLDCNRGEVAFYDAGDMSHLFTFYDANFREPVFPYFNPWPIINGRNREPLTLVTPQWR